The sequence below is a genomic window from Hydractinia symbiolongicarpus strain clone_291-10 chromosome 10, HSymV2.1, whole genome shotgun sequence.
TAGCgtgatattgtttttattttgttctcctttttaattatatttattaatatattttttttcggaAACCCTAAAACGTTAACATTTCACAGTATCGCAACAGGTGGGGAGGGGGGAGTgcgattaaaagaaaattaacccTCCCTCTCTCCTATTTTAGCAAGGGACGGCCGTCCCTtgctaaaattaatttattcagCCTCACAAATTCAATCTAAATCAAAGTATCAATAATGTTTGCAGAAATTTTGTTGGATACCCTTTTTATATTCTAACATCGGTTTTCTTTGCTGAGACAAACAATGCTGGGGAGCAATGCTTGTCTAAGCTGCAACAAACGTTCTCACTGTAATTTCAATCTTTATCCTTAAGTTCTTGCTCGGGGAAATTTTCCATCCAATTTTTGTAATTTCTAGCAAAAACAGACAGCCCGCTAGAGCTTTGTGTACACCTTCACAAGTTCTTTCTTCGGTGCTGCTTGGGAGCATATTGGTGAGTTAAAACAAGATAAAATAATTAGATTAAGAACTCCCCTTTAAACTTAAATTGAAGCTGTGTTAACTGCTGCTGACTCTAGGGTGTCCTGtttctgcaaaatttaaaaCCTTCACAGACAGTTTAGTATGTTGAATAAGGCGGGTTGGTGCTTCACCCTTCACCCTTTgtgcaagtcaaattttaaaataaaccaaattaaagttttgttataaattataaatgatTACGCATGATTGTCAATAACTGTAGCTTGTTGACGAATAATATCCTGGTTATTTTTAATCTGTTTTTTTTCCTCAAGAAACAGATTTGACTTAAAAGGATATTTCACTGCAATTTCTACTTCCTTTGATAGCACCCCTTGTGTTTAAAAAAGCTGCGTCATGTTATTTCACATAAATCTTCATTTGATGGCATGTATGCATGAAATGTTGCGACacaaacaaaatgaaataaCTACTTCGTCATTCTGCAAACACTGATCGATTTACCAAATAGAAATGTAGATGAATATACTAGGATGGAGCAAGtaattaagttttaaaatttgcatGGGCGGATTTAGGATTTTTTTCCACTGGTGTAAAATAGTCTCGAAGAAGCTTATTTGCTTTTCAGGGCGAATAAGAACAACTGGTGTGTGGAGGGCGTTTTGAACTCCCCTCTCAACCGGACCACCGCCCTTTAACGCCGTCTGATGGTCAAAACAACGTAATCAAAGCCTAAACAAGTCGTTGTGAAACTGCTTAGATTCTCATTTTTACTTCAAGTcacgtaaatttattttttttgttcaaatttaaACAAGAATTATAAACATCaatttttcttgttcttttatTCATATTAAATATTACAGTTACGTTTTTAATAATACATCAAGTCTTGGGCGAAACTGTTTCTTCAACGTCGGGGTATAATAGATGCATTTTTGATACCACTGTACTCAAGTTTTGTCGTTGTAGCAaacgaaaataaacaattttaccATACAATGAAAACAATAAGAAGCCAAAACCATATGCCAAGAAGTTATGAAATAAATAAGGTTTCACTCAGCTATTTTGATGATAATAGACATTTATTAGAAAATGCAATCAAAAGTTATGCGTACGGGCATAATAAACTGGGAGATTGGCCTGCACCTTAAGTATATTGATCTTATTACGCGCACTTAATTCAATTGATTGTTTCGAGAGTACGACCGGCACTCCACCCCAGCGAACTAAGTTCAGCTGGCTTTGAGCTCTACCCCCGCACTCTCGATTTTTAACAAGGACCCTACGACACCAGGACTACGACATAtagcggaaccacgtgattagaTGTGTAGGCGACACACTTTTCTCACTAGCACCACGGTTCCACAGCCCGCCAGCCCTGAGACAACGTTATAAAGGGTATAGTTCATATAAAGCAATTCACTTTTATTTGAATAACTACTgtgatttatatttatatgCAAAACAGgttaattaaatattaaaaaaaataaacatttccaCAACAAACCATTAAAATAAGTTTGAAAACAGAAAACGTTCCAAGTAaacattataaatatatattttaatatagttttaaagaaacatatttCAACGAAAAAACCACGCGGTGATCATGTATCATTAAACATCAGATGGAACCAGtatcgcaaaaaaaaaacttccatCACATGATGACATTATATGAAACCaacatataaattttatgttgaAACGAGAAAGCGTAGTTTTGGAATTGGATTGAATCTGTTTCTCATCTTAACAAAGTACAACTTcatgttcatgacatgataatatccaTATTATTAAATCTACACAATCTATACGAAGACATTCtatcaatcattcatttttgAGATCCACCATGTAACGGTTTAATACTGTAAAGGTGTAAACCACAAATTAACTCTAATTCTCGCTCCAAAGTATCATCCTCGACGACCTATTCAATCCCTGTTAGAACTACTAACAATAACGTGCATTTAaagtttccattttaaaaacaacaacagatgcAAGCATGGAAATAAAACAACTGGGTAAAAAACTATTTCTATCATTACGCCGAGCGCTACTCAGAAAGACAGTAAGGATTGTTGCCGCTATGATTTGGTGGTTTCTAAACGCGCGGCCTTTTGCGCTGAACGCACACGCTCTATAATAAATTTATAATCTTGGTTAAGCGAGaagaatatttcagtatattcaaACCCcttaaataaaaaaggaaaggaGAAAAGGCATAGTTcgtgttttatattttaaatgtatataaaaattgcagtataaattatatataaaaaatctggaaataaaaacaatagaaaaaaagcAATCGCTACTTCTTTTATGCTCAGAGAATAGGTCATTGACGGTATTAGATTTTGAATTTCAGACTTGCATTTCACAGCAGGAAGTTAATGATTACAAATTTGAAGTGGTAGAGTTGAAATTCAATTGGACAGTTGGAATATCTCTTTTGCTGTCGTCATTCTctagtttaaaaacaaattcgtACGACAGGGACCCCAGCAATGCTCCAACCAACGGTCCAACCCAGTAAACCTAAATGTAATTATGCATCGTATGCAATAAAAACGTCAATCAACTTTATATGTGGAGAGTTTTTTCGAAGTCTCTACAGGTAGTAACAAAATCTTTGGAAAACGCTTGGAAACACAACCTCGTTCCCTGGACtatttttgggtttttttccTATCTGAGACGGCACGAAGAAATAAACCTGGGCCAAGCTAGTCTTTACTGCTATTtgattatgaaaaaaataacagaGAAACAATAATGGCCGCAAAACGTCAGTGCAAAATAGACGCAGTATgtcatttttttgatttatttttctgaaaagtaaaataattggCTTTGTAAGCGAAAGCAAAAATTTCCTTGCGAACAAGGTTGCATAGAAACAAGGTTAAAAACCTCGTCGGAGTAATGTTGATAACATAACAAATACACTACACAAGAAAAAAATGAGTTACCTACCCAGTGATTGGATAGTTGATTCATGATAATTCCTGGTGCAAATGCTCTCACAGGATTCATTGCTGCGCCCGTGAACGGCAACTTAAAAACAGTTGACATTATTCACAAAAAGAGTTAAGGGATCACAACCTTGAAGCTGCACTCATAAAAACCAGATGTAGTGAATCTCTGACAAACAAGtatgataaatttttaacagtgaattgtcAGATTTTAGCTGTGCGTCTATTTAAGGATGTATAGGAGATGTATATATAGAGAAATTTATCGCAAATAGGACTGTCTTATGATTTCCTAACTAactgattttttgatttagctACGATCCCTTTAAAGCAGGTGGGAAAATAACCTTTTCCTTACTCCTAGCATGATTCCAACGGTAACTGAAAAACCAATCGCAAGTGGAGCTTGGAAGCCGATGTATCCGTTTTTCCGATCTCTCGTCGCTAGCACTGTCCACATCAGTAAGAAAGTCAGCGTCATCTCGATCACGAAACCGATTCCATCAGAAATCAATGGATTTAATGAAAGAACACCAATATGTTGACGAACTTCGCGTGGTGTGTACAGGTACAATAGACCAGCGCCGGAAAGACCTGAAAAATATGGGACTGCTTACATTATACATAATCAGAGGAATTCACATTTAAATTACTTCGCCCTTCCTTTAAATTCTCAATGTGTAGAGTTTAAGAAGTTTGTAAGCCCTCGTTTGTCATAAAGAAAATATTGACCAAAGCATTCGTACATTTTACCCCACATGTTGTTTTAACGAACTGGCTGACCCAGTATTATTTGCTGAAGTAACTTCATTGTTTTGAATATACACATTGTGACAAACAATGAAAAAACAGTATATTTATGTTAGAGAATAACAACATAACCCATTTTAACGAAATGAATGAAATATAATGAATACAAATCCAAAATTCACAAGGGTGACATAACTACGCTCATGTTGTAGAAAGGACCCTTGTCCCAAGGGTCTCTTGGCCCCTAAGCCATTAGTACAGCGCGGCAGCTATCAAATTAACCAAAAAAGGAAAAGGTTTTTCGAACGAAGTGTCCAAAGAGTgctgaaaacagttttgaaaccACCTTACCTCCGGCAATCTGAGCAGCCACATAAAACAAAAATCTCGTTACTTTTATTGTCCTAGCAACTAGCAAACCAAAAGAAATAGCTGGATTAAAATAACCACTTTGCTCTAAACTGACAGCTATTAAAACTGATACAAGATAACCAACACATATCCCTTGGTGTAAACTAGTTTTTGATGTTAAGGTACATCCACACGATACCAAAATGAAAAGTAAAGTTAGGACAAATTCTGCCAAAATGGACTTCCAAAAGTTAAGTGATTTTAGTTCCGTCATTCCAAATTGTTCTTGCCATGTTTCTTGTCTAGGTCTCACAATAAGTACTGTGCGTTCGTTGGGACTCGATACATATGTCTCGTACGTAGATATTTTGCGGTCTTCTTCGTTCGCCATTCTGAACATCACAACAATCTTATAAACTAATTATTTAGGGGGCGTGAGTTTTTAATGAgttttgaagaaaatattttgaagaaaattaaacaaaagtcgctaataataataatacttccCACAGTTTCTGAATATACATCTCTGTTTCAACAGTGAATTTCTATTTACAAATGCACTAATGATCGATAACACAACCTCAGAGCAAAAACAAGATCGTACATACACCCAACCTCGTTCCAAGCTACTGTTGCCTCCTGGATGTAAAAAGAGATAACAGGCACTGGGAATGATGTTGACATGCATCATATTTATAATTTACATCCACaacacaaaaatggaaattCACTTTTACGTTTATTCAGCATATTATCTTTACCACTGACAAAGAGCAAGATGAACAATAGTCGTGGAGTGTCTAATAGTTTACTGTCCTCTAAATATCCTCCTTCTTAACGGCTGACTGTTCATACTTTGTCACTAGTGTTTGTTTAACATATGCAGAAAGGAGGAGAGTACTTACTCACCTCCTGATTTTTATACACCAACATGTACCTaaatatttttggttaaaaGCTCTTTAATAATCAGACGTGTTTCGATGGAATATAATTTGAGAGTTGTTATTACTTAAAAGCACTGTGAGCTATAACAAAACAGGCGGGACACAAATTATGAGGTTATGAAACTTGTGAATTTGGTGTGGCCCTTTGAGTCAGCATACGCTGCCTCGTACAAGACACTATCAACCTCTCTATACTAACCCAATTTTAGACATCAGTTAAACAAAAAATTCTCGTGTTCTCTTTTTGCGTAAAGCATTGCGGACAAGACTACTTATTGAGAAAGCCCATTCTTTTTAAATCGTTGTGGCTGCATAGAAACAATTTAAACCGCGCGGATACTTCAGATTGGGTCAGAAAAACAGGGCTAGGATTTTCGTCCCGGGCGAAAGGtcatgtaattaaaaaaaataaaatcaaccaGGGTTGAAAAATGATGCCTATGATGGGGGTGCATGCAAAATAGtaactttcgcgatcaaaatatcaaagaaaaaattagACGTAAACCAATCGTATTACAAAACTTACCGGACTATACGAAGAGTTTTTTCGCCGCCTTCCTCggtgtcaaaataagaagaatcccTGGTGACGAGTTTGCCATTAAATGTGTGCAAGTGTTTTGACATCGTCCATGAAAAGTGACGGTCAAGTAAAAGCTATTAAAATCtcctttttgtgttatttttaccAAATAATTGCTATTGGTATTATCGCGTTTAACTTTTAAGAACATGATGTTTAAAATAACAACATTGACTTTGACTCCCTTCTAGTCTTGCCTTTATTTACTTTCGAGCCATTCTGTTTATTGTTTCCCCGACAAGTGCGCCTTACTCGTCACCTTCCCCCCCCGCAACATGAATAAGGCTAATTTTCCTCGCTAAAATATCTATCGCGAAATTTTATTTACCCGGTATTATCGGGAACCAAAATTTTCTTGTCGCGAAAACTAGGTACAGTTAACTGTGATTATGATTAAAAGATTTAAGGACTTTTGTTGCTCCGCGTGTGTGTTTCGCTACAATACGAGAGCCTAGGGGCTTATATAGGGGGCCGCTGTCTTTTCGCTTTTTCTTTCCTAGCTAGTGCCACAAAACTAAAAGATATAGCCCcgatgaacaaacaaacaaaatggcacAGTCAGCTGTGAACAATATTTCTGAAGAAACGAACCCAACTAATCCTATCTTGTCTAATGACAGTGGTACATGTACTGAAGAAGAAGAGGAGATCATGCAGGAAACAAGCAAAGGAGACACCATAATTGAAAGACTTCATTTCAACAAGAGTCTTGTCGTTGAGAAGATTGTGGACGTTTCTTTTTCAAAGGTAGAGTGTTGGAGCAGGTGGTATATAACCAAACTGTCAGGAAAATCATAAATTTACAATTACTTTAATACGCGATTCAGTGTAAATCCATCTTTTATTTGTTACAACACTCTCTTTGAACTGCTGAACTGTAAATTGTTAGCTCAGAAGGCTCTCCTTAGGCTCCTGAACACAAAAGAATTGAGATTTTTTGTGAACAAATTTAAGAGAATG
It includes:
- the LOC130613017 gene encoding lens fiber major intrinsic protein-like; amino-acid sequence: MLVYKNQEEATVAWNEVGCMYDLVFALRMANEEDRKISTYETYVSSPNERTVLIVRPRQETWQEQFGMTELKSLNFWKSILAEFVLTLLFILVSCGCTLTSKTSLHQGICVGYLVSVLIAVSLEQSGYFNPAISFGLLVARTIKVTRFLFYVAAQIAGGLSGAGLLYLYTPREVRQHIGVLSLNPLISDGIGFVIEMTLTFLLMWTVLATRDRKNGYIGFQAPLAIGFSVTVGIMLGLPFTGAAMNPVRAFAPGIIMNQLSNHWVYWVGPLVGALLGSLSYEFVFKLENDDSKRDIPTVQLNFNSTTSNL